A stretch of Candidatus Kryptoniota bacterium DNA encodes these proteins:
- a CDS encoding N-acetylmannosamine-6-phosphate 2-epimerase: MEYLNSIANMKGGLIVSCQFESDDPFNKPEHATAFALSAQLGGAAGIRTEGKDNIKAVKEAVKLPLIGVIQSSYPDGAVLLTEDFRQVGEIVDAGADIVALDVTERIRPNGLTGFEFLRRVRVNHPGTLLLADISNFEEGIQAAELGADIVSTTLSGYTQATSHKAALGVDFDLVERLADALVVPVIAEGRILVPGEAAHALELGAYAVVVGAAITRPTVITQMFIHEIQSRSRRSDKEV; this comes from the coding sequence ATGGAATATTTGAATTCGATCGCAAATATGAAAGGCGGTCTTATCGTGTCGTGCCAGTTTGAATCGGACGATCCGTTCAACAAGCCGGAACATGCAACCGCGTTCGCGCTCTCGGCTCAACTGGGCGGTGCTGCGGGGATTAGAACCGAGGGGAAAGATAATATCAAAGCAGTGAAGGAAGCCGTCAAGCTGCCGTTGATCGGTGTGATCCAGTCGAGCTATCCCGACGGTGCAGTGCTTCTGACGGAGGATTTCAGGCAGGTGGGTGAGATCGTCGACGCGGGCGCGGACATTGTTGCGCTCGACGTAACGGAGCGCATCAGGCCGAACGGGTTGACGGGTTTCGAGTTCCTGCGCAGAGTCAGAGTGAACCACCCGGGCACGCTTCTCCTCGCCGACATCTCGAACTTCGAGGAAGGGATCCAGGCCGCGGAATTGGGTGCGGACATCGTATCCACCACTCTCTCCGGCTATACCCAGGCTACGTCTCATAAGGCGGCGCTGGGAGTGGACTTCGACCTTGTTGAACGCCTCGCGGACGCTCTCGTTGTACCGGTAATCGCTGAAGGGCGAATTCTCGTTCCAGGCGAGGCGGCACATGCGCTTGAGCTCGGCGCGTACGCTGTGGTTGTCGGGGCGGCAATTACCCGCCCGACGGTTATCACACAAATGTTTATCCACGAGATCCAATCAAGAAGCAGGCGAAGTGACAAGGAAGTTTAA